The Exiguobacterium aurantiacum DSM 6208 genome includes a window with the following:
- a CDS encoding ABC transporter permease subunit → MLSNVLLKKDWKQVSLLWILLIGLGILAYTVPVFNEMQYYDERIRDIQQNPSQYDDGVIPSDVASLETEDFFTTIPGVGYAIGELGTLLPIETVVFLYVVFGFLMASVLIGSERNSQMSDFSMSLPFSRNQLYISKWLIGTSGIVLSSLIGGAIMLVVIHTSRYAFLIEGQTLKVAAVIGLVILIGISVFTLSLWMGSFGGEAISQVLWSIVAFLFPIGILSLVNGSIQAITGYVSYDWYSAAMESLPMRILSPLVNIANVDTYNLFTDNSVWRDFATVGIFSSLLFIGLTFGLGLLMFNRAPQENNGRFFMFTGWLWLVHVIMVICFAMLGGIILSAFSYPTSVTLYIIGFLIGGFLAHLLAKRLLYRFNLQLKS, encoded by the coding sequence ATGTTGTCTAACGTGCTACTTAAAAAAGATTGGAAACAAGTGTCGCTCTTATGGATTTTACTCATCGGGCTCGGGATTCTCGCCTATACGGTGCCAGTGTTTAATGAGATGCAGTACTACGATGAACGGATTCGCGATATTCAACAAAACCCTTCCCAGTATGATGACGGGGTGATCCCTAGTGACGTCGCCTCTCTCGAGACGGAAGACTTCTTCACGACCATACCGGGAGTCGGTTATGCGATCGGTGAGTTAGGGACGCTCTTACCGATTGAGACGGTCGTCTTCCTCTACGTCGTGTTCGGATTCTTGATGGCATCTGTCTTGATCGGCAGTGAGCGCAATAGCCAAATGTCCGACTTTTCGATGTCGCTCCCATTCAGCCGCAACCAGCTGTACATATCGAAATGGTTGATTGGCACGAGTGGCATCGTCCTGTCGTCGCTGATCGGCGGGGCAATTATGCTCGTCGTGATTCACACGTCACGCTACGCGTTCTTGATCGAGGGACAGACGTTGAAAGTGGCCGCCGTCATCGGTTTGGTCATCTTGATTGGCATCTCGGTCTTCACGTTGTCGCTTTGGATGGGCTCGTTCGGAGGCGAGGCGATTTCTCAAGTGCTCTGGTCGATCGTTGCCTTCTTGTTCCCGATTGGAATTTTGTCGTTGGTGAATGGGTCGATTCAAGCGATTACAGGATATGTCTCGTACGACTGGTACTCGGCAGCAATGGAAAGCCTTCCGATGCGAATCTTGTCACCGCTTGTGAACATCGCGAACGTCGACACGTATAACTTGTTTACTGACAATTCGGTGTGGCGTGACTTTGCGACGGTCGGGATATTCAGCTCACTCCTCTTCATCGGGTTGACGTTCGGTCTCGGTCTTCTCATGTTCAACCGGGCCCCGCAGGAGAACAACGGCCGCTTCTTCATGTTCACGGGCTGGCTTTGGCTCGTCCATGTCATCATGGTCATTTGTTTCGCCATGCTCGGGGGCATCATTTTATCGGCATTCTCGTACCCGACGAGTGTCACGCTGTACATCATCGGTTTCTTGATCGGCGGCTTCCTCGCCCACTTGCTCGCGAAACGCCTGCTCTACCGCTTCAACTTGCAACTCAAATCTTAA
- a CDS encoding GntR family transcriptional regulator, with protein MKSSEPLYEQIVNQTKALVIRGILRPGDKVMSVRELATDLVINPNTVSKAYQELERLGLLEMHRGRGTFVSEDWVDQDASRGPVIEAIQKLAIDCHYANVSFDEAVTLFETEYKKVGESHADSPATNEEN; from the coding sequence ATGAAAAGTTCGGAACCTTTATACGAACAGATCGTAAACCAGACGAAAGCACTCGTCATCCGCGGCATTTTACGGCCCGGGGACAAGGTCATGTCGGTGCGCGAACTTGCGACCGACCTCGTCATCAATCCGAATACGGTCAGCAAGGCGTATCAGGAGCTCGAGCGTCTCGGATTGCTCGAGATGCATCGCGGCCGCGGCACGTTCGTATCAGAAGATTGGGTCGACCAGGACGCCTCGCGCGGACCGGTGATTGAAGCCATTCAAAAACTCGCCATCGATTGCCACTACGCGAACGTCTCGTTCGATGAAGCGGTGACGTTGTTCGAGACGGAATATAAGAAAGTAGGGGAGAGCCATGCTGACAGTCCAGCAACTAACGAAGAAAATTGA
- a CDS encoding ABC transporter ATP-binding protein, with amino-acid sequence MLTVQQLTKKIDRQTVLDGVDFTVHRGEIVALVGRNGAGKTTLLRTMVGIIRPDTGDVLYGKTSIFNTPELKRDVIFVPDSADALKHYTVNEAAALYESIYPSFNRSTFRETLTRYNIDNKKIRQLSKGQKAMVTLSLAFAVQAKYYLLDEPTDGLDVVAKADVLKLMIAQIEQRDCSIIVSSHQLHELERIADRVIMIEKGRVKAVMTLEEARALSVKWQVVFQDEVPVALLERKDIEILSVTGRVVLFMARERSDELEAFVDSYKPMLVEEIPMSLEDVFRVQLGGEANVV; translated from the coding sequence ATGCTGACAGTCCAGCAACTAACGAAGAAAATTGATCGACAGACTGTGCTCGACGGGGTCGACTTTACCGTCCATCGCGGCGAAATCGTCGCGCTCGTCGGACGGAACGGGGCCGGCAAGACGACGCTCCTCCGGACGATGGTCGGCATCATCCGGCCGGACACAGGCGACGTCTTATATGGGAAGACGAGTATATTCAACACGCCGGAATTGAAACGGGACGTCATCTTCGTGCCCGACTCGGCCGATGCGCTCAAACATTACACGGTGAACGAGGCGGCTGCCTTGTACGAGTCGATCTATCCGTCCTTCAACCGCTCGACTTTCCGTGAGACGCTCACGCGATACAACATCGACAATAAGAAGATTCGTCAGCTCTCGAAAGGGCAGAAGGCGATGGTGACGCTGTCGCTCGCGTTCGCTGTTCAGGCGAAATACTATCTTCTCGACGAACCGACCGACGGACTCGATGTCGTCGCCAAAGCGGACGTCTTGAAGCTCATGATCGCGCAAATCGAGCAGCGTGATTGCTCGATCATCGTCTCGAGTCACCAGTTGCACGAGCTCGAGCGAATCGCAGACCGTGTCATCATGATTGAAAAGGGACGGGTCAAAGCCGTCATGACGCTCGAAGAGGCGCGCGCCTTGAGCGTGAAGTGGCAAGTCGTCTTCCAAGATGAGGTGCCGGTCGCACTGCTCGAACGAAAAGATATCGAAATTTTAAGCGTGACCGGGCGTGTCGTTTTGTTCATGGCCCGTGAGCGGTCGGATGAGCTCGAGGCGTTCGTCGACAGCTACAAGCCGATGCTCGTCGAAGAGATTCCGATGTCGCTAGAAGACGTGTTCCGCGTCCAATTAGGAGGTGAGGCGAATGTTGTCTAA
- a CDS encoding DEAD/DEAH box helicase family protein yields the protein MSELRLHTSHLRIPLQHQIDAATEIYMVVAFAQVSGVQEIAASLKDAVKRGAQVRILIGDYLYLTNPDALEMLMNIQGVELRLYRSKGQSFHPKAYLFRTEDGGTFFVGSSNLSHSALNRGVEWNVEIPASISEDVFEQSVDAFHDLFYSDYAQIMNTVSLQPYREEYNARQDRMKENEQVAESTPVYIEDDTITPNTVQDAALKALRETMDEGRRKAMLVLATGLGKTYLSAFFARQFKRVLFIAHQKEILLQAENSFKRVSNEWKTGLLLGGDSRDEQSADVLFASIQTLASKHRMEQFEPDQFDLIIVDEFHHSAAPSYRRVLDYFEPKFLLGLTATPDRLDGGDVYALCDDNVAYQMHFTEAIEESYLTPFHYVGIYDEIDYSQIRLINGRRYDQDELLAEQVKESVAQKIYEAWKIHHQTRALGFCSSVTQAEYLADYFRLQGVQAVALHSQTEYDRAEVIRQLKQGHLDIIFAVNLFNEGVDIPEIDTLLFCRPTESLTVFTQQIGRGLRLLSGKTHCTIIDLIGNYKNIDKKLALLTTKRQPVVKSLPTGIDLPNGCTIEFDLQAIDLLKRMVTRSSTRRQQLERNYYMVKEELGRRPSYLELIQRGEYSIDAYRSEWKKDGGFYGFLDRMGELYDEESHLFEEAKSLLLEVEYTDMTKSYKMIVLSIMLGRGIDGWLRPLPASEAARPFYEFINTFPYRQKIDGQTKDFQSPFQQKKIEKLLLRMPFDKIAKGPFFVSEESLHIEQNEAYAHPLVYEWVSQIVEVRLHHYFSRKASE from the coding sequence TAGAGCTGCGACTCTATCGATCAAAAGGTCAGTCATTCCATCCGAAAGCCTACTTGTTCCGCACAGAAGATGGCGGAACGTTCTTTGTCGGTTCTTCCAATCTATCGCATAGCGCCTTGAATCGAGGCGTCGAATGGAACGTTGAGATTCCAGCAAGTATCTCGGAAGACGTGTTCGAACAGTCCGTCGATGCGTTTCATGATCTATTCTATAGTGATTATGCCCAAATCATGAATACTGTCTCATTGCAGCCTTATCGTGAAGAGTATAATGCCCGTCAAGATCGGATGAAAGAAAACGAGCAAGTTGCAGAATCGACCCCGGTCTATATTGAGGACGATACAATCACGCCGAACACCGTGCAAGATGCTGCGCTGAAGGCGTTACGCGAGACGATGGACGAAGGCAGACGTAAGGCGATGCTCGTTCTCGCTACAGGACTCGGGAAGACGTATTTGAGCGCCTTTTTTGCCCGCCAGTTCAAACGAGTGCTCTTCATTGCCCATCAAAAAGAGATTTTGCTTCAAGCAGAGAACTCTTTTAAAAGGGTCTCAAATGAATGGAAGACAGGACTACTACTGGGCGGTGACTCGAGAGATGAGCAATCGGCAGACGTCTTGTTCGCATCGATTCAAACGTTGGCTTCAAAACACCGAATGGAACAGTTCGAACCAGATCAATTCGATTTAATTATCGTCGACGAGTTCCACCATTCGGCGGCACCATCCTATCGGCGTGTCCTTGACTACTTCGAGCCGAAATTCTTGCTCGGTTTGACGGCGACACCGGACCGCTTGGACGGGGGAGACGTCTACGCATTGTGCGATGACAATGTCGCCTATCAGATGCACTTCACAGAAGCGATTGAAGAGTCGTATTTGACGCCATTCCATTACGTTGGGATTTATGATGAGATTGACTATTCGCAGATTCGATTGATCAATGGTCGTCGCTATGATCAGGACGAACTGTTGGCGGAGCAGGTGAAAGAGAGTGTCGCTCAAAAAATCTATGAGGCGTGGAAGATACATCACCAAACACGAGCGCTCGGTTTCTGTTCGTCGGTCACACAAGCTGAATACTTGGCCGACTATTTCCGCCTACAAGGTGTTCAAGCCGTCGCGTTACATAGCCAGACCGAATATGACCGTGCAGAAGTCATCCGTCAATTGAAACAAGGACACCTCGATATCATTTTCGCGGTCAACTTATTCAATGAAGGTGTCGATATCCCGGAGATTGATACGTTATTGTTCTGCCGCCCGACTGAATCGTTGACCGTCTTCACGCAACAGATTGGTCGTGGGCTCCGCTTACTGAGCGGGAAGACGCATTGCACCATTATCGATTTGATTGGGAACTACAAAAATATCGACAAGAAGTTGGCACTCCTGACGACAAAACGACAACCGGTCGTCAAGTCACTTCCTACAGGAATCGATTTACCAAACGGTTGTACGATCGAATTTGATTTACAGGCCATCGACTTATTGAAGCGGATGGTGACCCGTTCTTCGACGCGTCGGCAACAGTTGGAGCGGAACTACTACATGGTGAAAGAAGAGTTGGGGAGAAGGCCGAGTTACCTAGAGTTGATTCAACGAGGCGAATACTCAATCGATGCCTATCGTTCTGAATGGAAGAAAGATGGCGGCTTTTACGGGTTTCTCGACCGGATGGGTGAGCTATATGATGAAGAGAGTCATCTGTTTGAAGAGGCGAAGTCGTTGTTGCTTGAAGTGGAGTACACGGACATGACGAAGAGCTATAAGATGATTGTGCTATCAATTATGCTAGGCCGTGGAATCGATGGATGGCTTCGACCACTTCCGGCGAGCGAGGCGGCTCGACCATTCTATGAGTTCATCAATACATTCCCATACCGGCAAAAGATTGACGGGCAAACAAAAGACTTCCAATCCCCGTTTCAGCAGAAAAAGATTGAAAAGTTACTGTTACGGATGCCATTTGATAAAATAGCGAAAGGGCCGTTCTTCGTGTCAGAGGAGTCGTTACATATTGAGCAGAACGAAGCGTATGCTCATCCTTTGGTTTACGAATGGGTCAGTCAAATCGTTGAAGTGCGGCTGCATCACTACTTCAGTCGGAAAGCTTCAGAATGA
- a CDS encoding PepSY-associated TM helix domain-containing protein has product MTSSSSGRDWYRAVWRWHLYAGLIIAPFLLVLAVTGAVYLFKPQIEQVIYADYYQVEPSGERLSATELLNRVQAEYPDTPITRYRPGESPDRSSEFRVMTEEGATTVFVDPYSGNVIGSQLNADRFMNQVEVLHGELMMGTLGDRIVELVACWTIVLMATGLYLFWPRNGLQASGTIYPRLRKGKRVLRRDLHVVPGFWVTAGLLFLVLTGLPWSGFLGANFQSIATNAGVGYPPLIWGGEAPTSSVKTEDVADVPWAAETLPVPNSVVAGYVPLSLDQVNQIAITVGMDPSYTISLPGTADGVYTLSAYPDRAQDEATIHLDQYSGAVLADYRYDHYGIVGKAVALGITLHTGKQFNQLLGLVICLGVVFVVVSGAYLWYSRKPNAKSGAPSAPSKVRRNVFLVLLVGFGIVFPLVGLSLLIVALLDWVVIRRSTTLQRYLNAG; this is encoded by the coding sequence ATGACATCATCTTCATCGGGGCGTGATTGGTACCGTGCCGTCTGGCGCTGGCATCTTTACGCCGGATTGATCATCGCACCGTTCTTATTGGTGCTAGCGGTCACGGGGGCCGTTTATTTATTCAAGCCACAAATCGAGCAAGTCATCTATGCCGACTACTATCAAGTCGAGCCGAGCGGGGAACGGCTGAGCGCGACGGAGCTACTCAATCGGGTTCAAGCCGAGTATCCGGATACACCAATCACGCGGTATCGACCGGGTGAGTCGCCGGACCGCTCGAGTGAATTTCGTGTTATGACCGAAGAAGGGGCGACGACGGTGTTCGTCGATCCTTACAGCGGGAACGTCATCGGGTCACAATTAAACGCCGACCGCTTCATGAACCAAGTGGAGGTCCTCCATGGCGAACTGATGATGGGAACGCTCGGTGACCGGATCGTCGAGCTCGTCGCCTGTTGGACGATCGTCTTGATGGCGACGGGACTCTATCTATTCTGGCCGCGCAACGGGCTACAGGCGTCGGGGACGATTTATCCGCGCCTCCGGAAAGGGAAACGGGTGTTGCGGCGTGACTTGCATGTCGTCCCTGGGTTTTGGGTGACAGCTGGGCTCTTGTTCCTCGTCTTGACTGGTCTCCCGTGGTCCGGGTTTTTGGGCGCGAACTTCCAATCGATCGCGACGAACGCCGGTGTCGGCTATCCGCCGTTGATTTGGGGCGGAGAAGCACCGACCTCATCCGTGAAGACAGAAGACGTCGCGGACGTCCCGTGGGCGGCGGAGACGCTCCCGGTGCCGAACTCCGTTGTTGCCGGATACGTTCCGCTCTCGCTCGATCAAGTCAATCAAATCGCGATCACGGTCGGGATGGACCCGAGCTATACGATTAGCCTTCCGGGCACGGCAGACGGCGTCTATACGTTGTCGGCTTACCCGGACCGGGCCCAAGACGAGGCGACGATTCACCTCGATCAGTATTCGGGGGCGGTGCTCGCTGATTATCGCTACGACCATTACGGCATCGTCGGCAAGGCGGTCGCACTCGGGATCACGCTTCATACAGGGAAACAGTTCAACCAGTTGCTTGGCCTCGTCATCTGTCTCGGTGTCGTGTTCGTCGTCGTGAGCGGTGCCTACTTATGGTATTCACGGAAGCCGAACGCGAAGAGCGGGGCGCCATCCGCGCCATCGAAAGTACGGCGGAACGTGTTCCTCGTCTTGCTTGTCGGCTTTGGAATCGTTTTCCCGCTCGTCGGGTTGTCGCTTCTCATCGTCGCGTTACTCGATTGGGTCGTCATCCGACGCTCAACGACACTACAGCGTTATTTGAATGCGGGGTGA
- a CDS encoding putative quinol monooxygenase: MILINAIFDVKEDAFDNFLTDINKLIDSSKQEAGCLSYELFQSTTSENRFVMIENWADQAAVEQHNQNPDLIAFAQNVGNYVTAKPVLHVTEVN; encoded by the coding sequence ATGATCCTAATCAATGCCATCTTCGACGTGAAAGAAGACGCGTTCGACAACTTCTTGACAGATATCAACAAGCTCATCGACTCGTCGAAACAAGAAGCCGGTTGCTTGAGCTATGAACTGTTCCAATCGACGACGTCTGAGAACCGGTTCGTCATGATCGAGAACTGGGCCGACCAAGCGGCCGTCGAGCAACACAACCAAAACCCGGACCTCATCGCGTTCGCCCAAAACGTAGGCAACTACGTGACGGCGAAACCGGTGCTCCATGTGACGGAAGTAAACTAA
- a CDS encoding CPCC family cysteine-rich protein has translation MKYTCPCCGYKTLDEEPPGTYDICGICFWEDDVVQFSDPDYEGGANEVSLQQAQQNYIHVGACDRGSLKFVRTPDEDDVKDPKWRPLPKK, from the coding sequence ATGAAATATACATGCCCTTGTTGCGGGTACAAGACGCTTGACGAAGAACCACCTGGCACGTATGACATTTGCGGCATCTGTTTTTGGGAAGATGACGTGGTCCAGTTCAGTGACCCGGACTACGAAGGTGGTGCCAACGAAGTGTCACTCCAACAAGCACAACAGAACTATATTCATGTTGGCGCATGCGATCGAGGCTCGCTCAAATTCGTTCGGACTCCGGACGAGGACGACGTCAAAGATCCAAAATGGCGACCACTTCCTAAAAAATGA
- a CDS encoding nitroreductase family protein, producing MATTFKNDTFQDVVLGRKSIRVYDENVKISQEEMLEMIQEATMAPSSVNMQPWRFVVVESPEAKETLKPLIKFNVRQNDTSAAMVLIFGDMECYELGEQIYDQAVAEGKMPQDVRDQQLAAILPYYKNLSKQEMNDIVKIDSSLAAMQFMLVARAHGYDTNPIGGFEKDQLAETFGLDKDRYVPVMILSVGKAAEEGYQSVRLDAETITNFK from the coding sequence ATGGCAACTACATTTAAAAACGATACATTTCAAGACGTCGTCCTCGGTCGTAAATCGATCCGTGTGTACGATGAGAACGTGAAGATCTCACAAGAAGAGATGCTCGAGATGATCCAGGAAGCGACGATGGCCCCGTCATCGGTCAACATGCAACCGTGGCGCTTCGTCGTCGTCGAGAGCCCAGAGGCGAAAGAGACACTCAAACCGCTCATCAAGTTCAACGTGCGTCAAAACGACACGTCGGCCGCGATGGTGCTCATCTTCGGTGACATGGAATGCTATGAGCTCGGCGAACAGATTTACGACCAAGCCGTCGCGGAAGGTAAAATGCCGCAAGACGTACGCGACCAACAGCTCGCTGCTATCCTCCCGTACTACAAGAACTTGTCGAAGCAAGAGATGAACGACATCGTCAAGATCGACTCGAGCCTCGCCGCGATGCAGTTCATGCTTGTCGCCCGTGCGCACGGTTACGACACGAACCCGATCGGCGGTTTCGAGAAAGACCAACTCGCCGAGACGTTCGGTTTAGACAAAGACCGTTACGTGCCGGTCATGATCCTCTCAGTCGGGAAAGCGGCAGAAGAAGGTTACCAATCGGTCCGCCTCGATGCTGAAACAATCACAAACTTCAAATAA
- a CDS encoding MarR family winged helix-turn-helix transcriptional regulator produces MELRDVSRLLYQIKLADQRVATAFENETGFSLTRYEMLMVVNEKGVCSQSEIKDAMNIDHAAVTRHLKILEDKGYVLRERNAANHREVFVRLTDDAARDLRSCEQKHDASNHLMSVLSEDEMAQLSALLEKLNQV; encoded by the coding sequence ATGGAGCTACGTGATGTGAGCCGTTTGCTTTACCAAATCAAACTCGCCGACCAACGTGTCGCGACGGCGTTCGAGAACGAGACCGGCTTCAGCCTGACCCGTTACGAGATGCTCATGGTCGTCAATGAGAAAGGCGTCTGCTCGCAAAGTGAGATTAAAGACGCGATGAACATCGACCACGCCGCCGTCACCCGGCACTTGAAGATCCTTGAAGACAAGGGTTACGTCTTACGTGAGCGGAACGCCGCGAACCATCGTGAAGTGTTCGTCCGCCTGACCGACGACGCCGCGCGTGACTTACGGTCGTGCGAACAAAAGCACGACGCGTCCAACCATTTGATGAGCGTCTTGTCGGAAGATGAGATGGCGCAACTGTCCGCTTTACTTGAAAAATTAAACCAAGTCTAA
- a CDS encoding DUF4825 domain-containing protein, producing the protein MKRFSLLLVLLLVLSGCADSSTGRPNPFQYKGATVGDNSAVVGIAHSLPMHDCYKSVELQTKKRPYGLTVRYDDPEMDRIEQERLAIRNAATYFTLVKNAEIVRFAFPNRTYAFSRPEMEAWFGIDFSAIKWEKDLQERLDEKIGNAQQTEDYFKRI; encoded by the coding sequence ATGAAACGGTTCAGTCTATTGCTCGTTCTGCTCCTCGTCTTGTCGGGTTGTGCGGATTCGTCGACAGGTCGCCCGAATCCGTTCCAGTATAAAGGTGCCACTGTCGGCGACAATAGCGCCGTTGTCGGGATTGCTCATAGTTTACCGATGCATGACTGTTATAAATCGGTCGAGTTGCAGACGAAGAAGCGGCCGTACGGTCTCACCGTGCGCTATGACGATCCGGAGATGGACCGGATCGAGCAGGAGCGGCTCGCCATCCGCAACGCCGCGACATATTTCACACTCGTGAAGAACGCGGAGATCGTCCGCTTCGCCTTCCCGAACCGGACGTACGCTTTCTCTCGTCCGGAGATGGAGGCATGGTTCGGAATCGACTTCTCGGCCATCAAATGGGAGAAAGATTTGCAGGAACGGCTTGACGAGAAAATCGGCAACGCACAACAGACCGAGGATTACTTCAAACGCATTTGA